TTGATAAAGGGTATATTCAAAGCTATAAGTTTGACGAGGTAGGGCCACAAGGCACTATTAAGATTGCATTGAAATACAATCCTGTCACTAAGCAATCTGCAATTGTAAAATTGGAGAGGGTTAGCAAACCTGGATTACGTAAATATTCGGGTTCTTCTACATTGCCGCGCGTTTTGGGTGGATTGGGAACTGTGATAATTTCGACATCCAAAGGCGTAATGACCGATAAAGAGGCGAAGACTCTTAATGTTGGCGGTG
This Dyadobacter sp. UC 10 DNA region includes the following protein-coding sequences:
- the rpsH gene encoding 30S ribosomal protein S8 — its product is MLTDPIADYLTRLRNAIKAKHRVVEIPASNIKKEITKVLFDKGYIQSYKFDEVGPQGTIKIALKYNPVTKQSAIVKLERVSKPGLRKYSGSSTLPRVLGGLGTVIISTSKGVMTDKEAKTLNVGGEVLCFVY